The following are encoded together in the Strongyloides ratti genome assembly S_ratti_ED321, chromosome : 2 genome:
- a CDS encoding DNA topoisomerase 2-beta: protein MSSDDSDFEEVIVKKKQQTKSPKKNGPSPNATLTQEDLSVFTNIDNVKNKKSGKVSIEQMYQKKSQLEHILLRPDTYIGSVEYTDKGVAWVYDINEDKLVQREISYVPGLYKIFDEILVNAADNKQRDRRMNLIKVDIDKKNNVISVFNNGKGIPVAHHGVEKMYVPELIFGTLLTSSNYNDDEKKTTGGRNGYGAKLCNIFSTEFTLETSSKEYKKQFKQTWINNMTKDKEAEISKATEDDFTKVTFKPDLKKFKMKELDDDIIGLMARRAYDIAGTTPGVRVYLNGKCLPVKSFKEYAEKYVESMIGGNEEEKPKIIYEKVNDRWEVALTVSERGFQSVSFVNSIATSKGGRHVDYIADQITSNLIDVIKKKAGGAKSGISVKPFQIKNHMWIFVNCLIENPTFDSQTKENMTLQAKSFGSKAEISEKFYKEATKCGVVEAVLSWVRFKQQEQADKKCSTKKSTKIKGIPKLEDANEAGTKNSSKCTLILTEGDSAKTLAVSGLGVVGRDYYGVFPLRGKMLNVRDCPMKQINDNQEIGNMIKILGLQYRLKYETEEERKTLRYGRVMIMADQDQDGSHIKGLLINWIHCNWPGLMKNNFVEEFITPIVKASKGSTSISFFSLPEYMEWRNSTDNWKSYKIKYYKGLGTSTSKEAKEYFSDMDRHRIPFTYSGPECERAVEMAFSKKKIEARKTWLSNWMKEKKDRRENGGIEEYLYNKDTRSVSFIEFINKELILFSNMDNERSIPCLVDGLKPGQRKVLFTCFRRADKKEVKVAQLAGAVGEMSAYHHGEQSLMMTIINLAQDYVGSNNINLLLPIGQFGTRLQGGKDSASPRYIFTQLSPVTKTIFVPEDENVLRFLFEENQKIEPEWYCPIIPMVLVNGAEGIGTAWSTKIPNYNPRDVTENIRRLIRGEQMKKMIPWFKHFEGTITQVDEQKYISSGRVGILDDESLEITELPVKMWTQNYKESVLEDLSNSNDKSPALIQDYREYHTDQTVKFIVKMTEQNMKKALSQGVHETLKLQTSINTSSMVLFDAEGCLRKFESPEQICQEFFEVRKKKYIERKEFLVGMLEAQSKRLSNQARFIMAKIKGEIIMENRKKKNIVDQLIKEKFDPDPVKAWKDLCKKRELEMCGEIEIEEEEEEVGDSAEGSSDSGLKKRLVDYDYLVNMALIKLSEEEKDRLLQESAEKLKELETLKKKSWADLWEHDLKIFEEALKKQEQKELQDIEGSIRTAQSKLLKGSSTAKSRKSKGGVSASSFKPNPNAEIVKVEKQHLLNKYEKKVKKEKPVKNEKEQKNGGQTIDKFLVKLDDSNVVADAKNNANTSVDDVVEILPAKTESKKKQPPKKETAKKQTKKRKRKTSSSESEGDSDYDPSTTKKQNKTTNETSRGQKKRYIVLDSDSD from the exons ATGTCTTCAGATGATAGTGATTTT gaagaagtaattgttaaaaaaaagcaaCAAACAAAAAgtccaaaaaaaaatggccCATCTCCAAATGCTACCTTAACACAAGAAGATCTCAGtgtttttacaaatattgataatgttaaaaataagaagTCTGGAAAAGTCTCTATTGAGCAAatgtatcaaaaaaaatctCAGTTAGAACATATTCTTTTACGTCCCGATACATATATCGGTTCAGTTGAATATACTGATAAAGGAGTTGCTTGGGTCTATGATATAAACGAAGATAAATTAGTTCAGCGAGAGATTAGTTATGTTCCtggtttatataaaatttttgatgaaATTTTGGTTAATGCAGCTGATAATAAACAAAGAGATAGAAGAATGAATCTTATTAAAGTTGATATTGATAA AAAAAACAATGTAATTtctgtttttaataatggaAAAGGTATTCCTGTAGCTCATCATGGTGTTGAAAAGATGTATGTCCCTGAACTAATCTTCGGTACTCTTTTAACTTCATCTAATTATaatgatgatgaaaaaaaaacaacaggTGGAAGAAATGGTTATGGTGCAAAGctttgtaatatattttctaccGAATTTACACTTGAAACTTCTAGTAAGGAgtataaaaaacaatttaaacaAACATGGATTAATAATATGACTAAGGATAAAGAGGCAGAGATTTCAAAGGCAACTGAAGATGATTTTACAAAAGTCACATTTAAACCTGATttgaaaaagtttaaaatgaAGGAATTGGATGACGATATTATTGGACTTATGGCACGTCGTGCTTATGATATTGCTGGTACAACACCAGGTGTTCGCGTTTATCTTAATGGAAAATGTCTTCCagtaaaatcatttaaagaATACGCTGAAAAATATGTTGAAAGTATGATTGGTGGTAACGAAGAAGAGAAacctaaaattatttatgaaaaagtCAATGACAGATGGGAGGTCGCTTTGACTGTATCTGAAAGAGGATTTCAATCAGTTTCTTTTGTCAATAGTATTGCGACTTCTAAAGGTGGTAGACATGTTGATTATATTGCTGATCAAATTACCTCTAATCTTATTGacgtaattaaaaaaaaagctgGTGGTGCAAAAAGTGGTATATCTGTTAAACcatttcaaattaaaaatcatatGTGGATTTTTGTTAACTGTTTAATTGAAAATCCAACTTTCGATTCTCAAACTAAAGAAAATATGACACTTCAAGCTAAAAGTTTTGGAAGTAAAGCTGAAATTAGTGAGAAGTTCTACAAAGAAGCAACAAAATGTGGTGTTGTTGAGGCAGTTCTTTCTTGGGTTAGATTTAAACAACAAGAACAAGCTGACAAAAAATGttcaacaaaaaaatctACTAAGATTAAAGGTATTCCAAAACTTGAAGATGCTAATGAAGCTGGAACTAAAAATTCTTCCAAATGTACTCTTATTCTTACTGAGGGAGATTCTGCTAAGACACTTGCAGTTTCTGGTCTTGGTGTTGTAGGACGAGATTATTATGGAGTATTTCCATTGCGTGgtaaaatgttaaatgtACGTGATTGTCCTATGAAacaaattaatgataatcaAGAAATTGGGAATATGATTAAGATTCTTGGACTCCAGTATCGTTTAAAGTATGAAACTGAGGAAGAAAGAAAGACATTGAGATATGGTCGTGTTATGATAATGGCTGATCAGGATCAGGATGGTTCTCATATTAAAGGTTTACTTATTAATTGGATTCATTGTAATTGGCCAGGacttatgaaaaataattttgtggAAGAATTTATTACTCCCATTGTTAAAGCATCAAAAGGTAGTACTTctattagttttttttctttacctGAATATATGGAGTGGAGAAATAGTACAGATAATTGgaaatcatataaaataaagtactACAAAGGTTTGGGTACTTCAACTTCTAAAGAAGCCAAGGAGTATTTTAGTGATATGGACCGTCATAGAATTCCCTTTACATATTCTGGACCTGAATGTGAAAGAGCTGTTGAAATGGCATTTAGTAAAAAGAAGATTGAAGCAAGAAAAACTTGGCTTTCAAATTGGATGAAAGAGAAAAAAGATCGTCGTGAGAATGGTGGTATTGAAGAATATctatataataaagatacTAGAAGTGTGTCATTTATTGagtttattaataaagagttaattcttttttcaaatatgGATAACGAAAGATCTATTCCATGTCTTGTTGATGGTTTAAAACCAGGTCAACGTAAAGTATTGTTTACATGTTTCAGACGTGCTGATAAGAAAGAAGTTAAAGTTGCTCAATTAGCAGGAGCTGTAGGAGAGATGTCCGCTTACCATCATGGTGAGCAATCTTTGATGATGACAATTATTAATTTGGCTCAGGACTATGTTGGATcaaataacattaatttattgttacCTATTGGTCAATTTGGTACTAGACTTCAAGGAGGAAAAGATTCTGCATCGCCTCGTTATATCTTTACACAATTAAGTCCTGTAACCAAAACGATATTTGTTCCAGAAGATGAAAATGTTCTTAGATTCCTGTTTGAAGAAAATCAGAAGATTGAACCAGAATGGTATTGTCCCATTATTCCAATGGTTTTGGTTAATGGTGCTGAAGGAATAGGTACTGCCTGGAGTACCAAAATACCTAATTATAATCCACGTGATGTTACTGAAAATATTCGTCGACTAATTAGAGGAGaacaaatgaaaaaaatgattccATGGTTCAAACATTTTGAGGGCACAATTACGCAAGTTGATGAAcagaaatatatttcaagTGGACGAGTTGGAATATTAGATGATGAATCTCTAGAAATTACAGAACTTCCTGTTAAAATGTGGACTCAAAACTACAAAGAAAGTGTATTAGAGGATCTTTCTAATTCCAATGATAAATCTCCAGCGCTTATTCAAGACTATAGAGAATATCATACTGATCAAACGGTAAagtttattgttaaaatgaCAGAACAAAATATGAAGAAAGCTTTATCTCAAGGAGTTCATGAAACTCTTAAACTTCAAACAAGTATCAATACTTCTTCAATGGTTCTATTTGATGCTGAAGGTTGCCTTCGCAAGTTTGAATCTCCAGAACAAATTTGTCAGGAGTTCTTTGAAgtcagaaaaaaaaaatatattgaaagaaaagaatttttGGTTGGAATGCTAGAGGCTCAATCAAAACGACTATCTAATCAAGCACGTTTTATTATGGCAAAAATTAAGGGAGAAATAATTATGGAAAATAGAAAGAAAAAGAACATTGTAGATCAGTTAATAAAAGAGAAATTTGATCCTGATCCGGTTAAAGCATGGAAAGATCTTTGTAAAAAGAGGGAACTTGAAATGTGTGGTGAAATTGAAATTGAGGAGGAAGAGGAAGAAGTCGGAGACTCTGCTGAGGGTTCTTCTGATAGTGGATTGAAAAAACGTTTAGTCGACTACGACTACTTGGTGAATATGGCTCTTATTAAGTTATCTGAAGAAGAAAAAGATCGCCTTCTTCAAGAATCTGCTGAAAAACTAAAAGAGTTAGAAACTCTTAAAAAGAAATCGTGGGCTGACTTGTGGGAACATGATCTCAAAATTTTCGAAGAagcattaaaaaaacaagaaCAAAAAGAACTTCAAGATATTGAAGGTTCAATCAGAACAGCGCAATCTAAATTACTTAAGGGAAGTTCTACTGCTAAATCAAGAAAAAGTAAAGGAGGTGTTAGCGCATCATCTTTCAAACCAAATCCTAATGCAGAAATTGTAAAAGTTGAGAAACAACAtcttttaaacaaatatgAGAAGAAAGTTAAAAAAGAGAAGCctgttaaaaatgaaaaagaacAGAAGAATGGCGGACAGACTATTGATAAGTTTTTAGTTAAACTTGATGACAGTAATGTTGTTGCTGATGCTAAAAATAATGCCAATACATCTGTTGATGATGTTGTCGAAATTCTTCCTGCTAAGACTGAAAGCAAGAAAAAGCAGCCTCCAAAGAAAGAAACTGCTAAAAAACAAaccaaaaaaagaaaaagaaagacTTCATCTAGTGAAAGTGAGGGAGATAGTGATTATGATCCTTCAACAACCAAAAAACAGAACAAAACTACAAATGAAACATCAAGAGGTCAGAAAAAAAGATACATTGTTCTTGATAGTGACAGTGATTAA
- a CDS encoding Dystrobrevin produces the protein MNYSIKYSIKIILKMWNGSVVSVERDSNQCNVIPQTEGYMNELQGLIEEMRQQDFDSIRFATYRTACKLRFIQKKANVHLVDIWNMIESFRENALNAVPPHSTLKFSRLELLLTSVFHNLNKRLPTTQHIDTDKSISTLLSFLLGAYDRQHNFRLTIFSVKIALSVLSAGKLIDKLRYIFSQISDSQGIMEWNKFVQFLQQILALPKAVFEAPTFGYTDSCPEQCFPKDAKTNLNTFLDVILSETCPPCLMWLPLLHRMASVEHVYHPVVCDSCQIRSFTGFRYKCQRCSNYQLCQNCFWRGRTSQNHSNEHEMKEYSNYKSPTKQLAHSIHKSLQCIPLTGKSKNLEYDSKLQRPIDLSNIIPVMPNFNKHQIHDVTSDWSNNLPPGTYGNTGSLDDEHKLIARYAAKLSGRQNYKEKKLNNNLLRYDGVDSYNEKMIIAQLEEENSEMLRELAAIERQNNLIDSNGQLSGLKEKKFELENKMRCMQNTRKELMHQLEQLMKQLNTTDSGRSYKSMSQMPETLTGVNSRITNAFREHSLPTNSRRSMSQIPASQLQGDLLQAADAITENVSEFIHELDMANEDMY, from the exons atgaattattcaattaaatattca attaaaataatattaaaaatgtggAATGGTTCCGTTGTTAGTGTGGAACGGGATTCTAATCAATGTAATGTTATACCACAAACAGAAGGGTATATGAATGAATTACAAGGATTAATTGAAGAAATGA GACAACAAGACTTTGATTCTATACGTTTTGCTACATATCGTACAGCTTGTAAACTAcgatttattcaaaaaaaggCAAATGTACATTTAGTAGATATTTGGAATATGATAGAATCTTTTCGTGAAAATGCATTAAATGCTGTTCCACCACATTCAACCTTAAAATTTTCACGTCTTGAATTATTACTTACATCAGTTTTCCATAATCTTAATAAACGCCTTCCAACAACTCAACATATTGATACGGATAAATCAATTTCAACATTATTATCCTTTCTTTTAGGTGCTTATGATCGCCAACATAATTTTagattaacaattttttctgTAAAAATAGCACTTTCAGTTTTATCAGCTggaaaattaattgataaattacgttatatattttcacaAATATCTGATTCACAAGGAATTATGGAATGGAATAAATTTGTTCAATTTCTTCAACAAATTTTAGCATTACCTAAAGCAGTTTTTGAAGCACCAACATTTGGGTATACTGATAGTTGTCCTGAACAATGTTTTCCAAag gatgcaaaaacaaatttaaatacatttcTTGATGTTATTCTTTCTGAAACATGTCCACCCTGTTTAATGTGGTTACCATTACTTCATCGTATGGCATCTGTTGAACATGTCTATCATCCAGTTGTCTGTGATTCATGCCAAATTCGTAGTTTTACAGGTTTTCGTTACAAATGTCAACGATGTTCAAATTATCAGTTATGTCAAAATTGTTTTTGGAGAGGTCGTACATCTCAAAATCATTCAAATGAGCATGAAATGAAAGAATACTCTAATTATAAATCACCTACAAAACAATTAGCACATTCAATACATAAATCTCTTCAATGCATTCCATTAACAGgaaaatctaaaaatttagaatatGATTCAAAATTACAAAGACCTATagatttatcaaatattatacCAGTAATgccaaattttaataaacatcaAATACATGATGTGACATCTGACTGGAGTAATAATTTACCACCAGGTACTTACGGTAACACAGGAAGTTTAGATGATGAACATAAATTAATAGCTAGATATGCTGCCAAACTTTCAGGAAGACAAAAT tataaagaaaaaaaattaaacaataatttattaagatATGATGGAGTTGATagttataatgaaaaaatgataattgcTCAATTAGAAGAAGAAAATTCTGAAATGTTAAGAGAATTAGCTGCAATAGAAAggcaaaataatttaattgacAGTAATGGACAATTAAGTggattaaaagaaaaaaaatttgaattagaaaataaaatgagATGTATGCAGAATACAAGAAAAGAACTAATGCATCAATTAGAACAATTAATGAAGCAATTAAATACAACAGATTCTGGTAGAAGTTATAAATCAATGAGTCAAATGCCAGAAACACTTACAGGTGTTAATTCAAGAATAACAAATGCTTTTAGAGAACACAGTTTGCCAACTAATAGTCGACGATCTATGTCCCAAATCCCTGCTTCACAATTGCAAGGTGATTTGCTACAGGCAGCTGATGCTATTACAGAAAATGTATCAGAATTTATACATGAATTAGATATGGCAAATGAAGATatgtattaa
- a CDS encoding LysM domain-containing protein → MDNKIENSTIENFKLRPRTRGGFSTYNKANCINNTPGNFSNNTVWIEKKIKQEDSINKIALQYNVSVSDIKRFNNILNDQEIYALKSIRIPVSELKRDILLKKMSRENIDLSDNFENFDDEKARLISDDSEKEQSVEDIFVKTDTVVAQVRDALPDDEMHVGTYHFVDAKSPNSTNGIWMIILAVIIIFVIVPLLLTFIEEENHLEHSTGKDNDMLYHFKNN, encoded by the exons atggacaataaaatagaaaattctacaatagaaaattttaagttaCGTCCCAGAACACGAGGTGGTTTTTCAACGTATAATAAAGCaaattgtattaataatacaCCAGGaaattttagtaataataCTGTAtggatagaaaaaaaaattaagcaagaagattcaataaataaaattgcaCTTCAATACAATGTATCT GTATCggatattaaaagatttaataatattttaaatgaccAAGAAATTTATGCATTAAAATCTATTCGTATTCCAGTGTCAGAATTAAAAagagatattttattaaagaaaatgagTAGAGAAAATATAGATTTAAgtgataattttgaaaattttgacGATGAAAAGGCACGATTAATAAGTGATGATAGTGAAAAAGAACAAAGTGTTGAagatatttttgtaaaaacaGATACTGTCGTTGCACAAGTTAGGGATGCTTTACCAGATGATGAAATGCATGTTGGAACTTATCATTTTGTTGATGCTAAATCTCCAAATAGTACAAACGGTATTTGGATGATAATTTTAGcagttattattatatttgtaataGTACCACTACTACTAACTTTTATAGAAGAGGAAAATCATTTAGAACATTCAACGGGTAAAGATAATGATATgctttatcattttaaaaataactag
- a CDS encoding AMP-dependent synthetase/ligase domain-containing protein: protein MPLKIKEEEVYCLDFTRHDEKFDPLEKTIPELIHSRDTWDEKNAIICDSEKICLTFAKISQLMDQLAAGLLVSGIPQGSKILICSYNHYDAIICALACTRADIIFCLNSPKMSSPEYFHDLIVRGGFKGIILFKSGKDSDEMGNMILNLYPEMKKFPRGNLKIESAPNLTHVILADEDHRHAGTFTLSDIYSKGTKEKIEKLPQYRKWNCHKLAAIQYTLGHSDKPKLVGLSHYQLINGAYTASFSIGIDKNTKLCVALPMYRISVFCLMVFTPFIHSSVTIISEPSPIPRFIFQSIAKNFVNCLLTNGIALKLLLRISMAHKVTMTSIKTCILIGEKVHKDILTDLVKQMPNAKQIACGYCLTETGSVPLLTDNTSNLITSVGKCLPGYEIDVREVRGLNSDKDIVGELFIRPFNSTKFFGYAPTFDTCADWVSSGDIVSVKSDSNIELISNKEDLIYDKDDKLVPHWKIEKCLSKFHEIKGIQVVSICPGAPVIAVVIPRNVITEKNIEYFKSDMITMLKNENIRVPERFAIVFDFPRTLARIKKRDIRDIIMNKQAIFI from the exons atGCCTTTAAAGATTAAGGAAGAAGAAGTTTATTGTTTAGATTTTACAAGACAT gaTGAAAAATTTGATCCATTAGAAAAAACCATACCAGAATTGATTCATTCAAGAGATACTTGGGATGAAAAAAATGCTATTATTTGTGATAGTGAAAAAATATGCCTAACTTTTGCAAAAATATCTCAATTAATGGATCAATTAGCTGCAGGGTTGTTAGTATCTGGTATTCCACAAggttcaaaaatattaatttgttCATATAATCACTATGATGCTATTATTTGTGCTTTAGCATGTACCAGAGctgatataatattttgcCTAAATTCACCAAAAATGTCTTCACCAGAATATTTTCATGATTTGATTGTTAGAGGTGGATTTAAgggtataattttatttaaatctgGAAAAGATTCTGATGAAATGGGaaatatgatattaaatttatatcctgaaatgaaaaaatttccacgtggaaatttaaaaattgaatctGCACCAAATTTAACACATGTCATATTAGCAGATGAGGATCATCGTCATGCAGGAACATTTACATTAAGTGATATTTATAGTAAAggaacaaaagaaaaaattgaaaaattaccTCAATACAGAAAGTGGAATTGCCATAAACTTGCTGCAATTCAATATACATTA ggACATAGTGATAAACCAAAACTTGTTGGTTTATCTCATTATCAATTGATAAATGGTGCATATACAGCTTCATTTTCAATAggaattgataaaaatacaaaattatgTGTAGCATTACCAATGTATCGTATTTCAGTTTTTTGTTTAATGGTATTTACACCATTTATTCATTCTTCAGTAACTATTATAAGTGAACCATCACCAATTCcaagatttatttttcaatcaatagctaaaaattttgttaattgtCTTCTGACTAATGGAATAgccttaaaattattattacgAATTTCAATGGCACATAAAGTAACAATGACATCTATAAAAACATGTATCCTTATTGGAGAAAAAGTtcataaagatatattaacTGATTTGGTTAAACAAATGCCAAATGCAAAACAAATAGCTTGTGGATATTGTTTAACTGAAACAGGTTCAGTACCTTTATTAACAGATAATACAAGTAACTTAATTACAAGTGTTGGAAAATGTTTACCTGGATATGag atTGATGTTCGAGAAGTTCGTGGTTTAAATTCTGACAAAGACATAGTTGGCGAATTATTTATTCGCCCATTTAAttcaacaaaattttttggaTATGCACCAACTTTTGATACATGTGCAGATTGGGTTTCTTCTGGTGATATTGTATCTGTCAAATCAGACTCAAACATTGAATTAATATCTAACAAAGAAGatttaatatatgataaagaTGATAAATTGGTACCACATTggaaaattgaaaaatgtttaagTAAATTTCATGAAATAAAAGGAATTCAAGTTGTAAGTATTTGCCCTGGAGCTCCTGTAATTGCAGTTGTCATTCCACGAAATGTAATaactgaaaaaaatatagaatattttaaaagtgaTATGATTACtatgttaaaaaatgaaaatatcaGAGTTCCTGAAAGATTTGCTATTGTTTTTGATTTTCCTAGGACTCTTGCAAGAATCAAAAAAAGAGATATAAGAGACATTATTATGAATAAACAAGcaattttcatataa